One stretch of Thermococcus sp. 21S9 DNA includes these proteins:
- the nth gene encoding endonuclease III, producing the protein MAGKSRSLSLEGFTFEESWDEKRKRAEKIVGILMKTHPREKLLIGDPYRTLVHCIISQRMRDEVTYRVWEELFEKYRDIETIANTSVDEMREFLRKRGVGLWKTKGEWIVKASRIILEKYGGKVPDDINELMKLPGIGRKCANIVLAYGFGRQAIPVDTHVNRISKRLGLAPPRVPPEKVEEYLMELIPKEKWIYVNHAMVDHGRSICKPIRPKCESCPLKELCPYAKGLVRDEDIK; encoded by the coding sequence ATGGCAGGGAAGTCACGGTCGTTGAGCCTTGAGGGCTTTACCTTCGAGGAGAGCTGGGATGAGAAGAGGAAAAGGGCCGAAAAAATCGTTGGAATCCTCATGAAAACTCACCCGAGGGAGAAGCTCCTAATCGGCGACCCCTACAGGACGCTGGTTCACTGCATAATCTCGCAGAGAATGCGCGACGAAGTTACCTACCGCGTCTGGGAGGAGCTTTTTGAGAAATACAGGGACATCGAGACGATAGCCAACACGTCGGTTGATGAGATGCGCGAGTTTCTCAGGAAGAGGGGCGTCGGCCTCTGGAAGACGAAGGGCGAATGGATTGTCAAGGCCTCGCGGATAATCCTTGAGAAGTACGGCGGGAAGGTTCCGGACGACATCAACGAGCTGATGAAACTTCCCGGAATCGGGAGGAAGTGCGCCAACATCGTCTTAGCTTATGGCTTCGGGAGGCAGGCCATTCCTGTGGATACGCACGTGAACAGGATAAGCAAGCGCCTTGGCCTCGCTCCGCCGAGGGTTCCTCCGGAGAAGGTCGAGGAGTACCTGATGGAGCTGATTCCGAAAGAGAAGTGGATTTACGTGAACCACGCGATGGTCGACCACGGGAGGAGCATATGCAAGCCGATAAGGCCGAAGTGCGAAAGCTGTCCGCTGAAGGAGCTGTGCCCCTACGCGAAGGGGCTCGTCAGGGACGAGGATATAAAATGA
- a CDS encoding PadR family transcriptional regulator yields the protein MERPNFRGQLKLLILKMLEEKPMHGYGIMAELEKRYGVPHPSPGTVYPILASLRRAGLIETVGSGKREKKLYRTTEKGSEYLREHEEELQNVLSLAEKFIEFRKIGGFELARALKDVFNSVNELSEEQKRALAEEFMDFTKRVRLILLGETKGQEKSS from the coding sequence ATGGAGAGGCCGAACTTCAGGGGTCAGCTCAAGCTCCTAATCCTCAAGATGCTCGAGGAGAAGCCGATGCACGGTTACGGGATAATGGCCGAGCTCGAGAAGCGCTATGGCGTCCCTCACCCCAGCCCGGGAACCGTTTATCCGATTCTGGCATCGCTCCGGAGGGCGGGGTTAATCGAGACCGTCGGCTCGGGCAAGAGGGAGAAGAAGCTTTACAGGACCACGGAGAAGGGAAGTGAATACCTGCGGGAGCACGAGGAGGAACTCCAGAACGTCCTGAGCCTCGCCGAGAAGTTCATAGAGTTCCGGAAGATTGGAGGTTTCGAGCTCGCCAGGGCGCTGAAGGACGTTTTCAACTCGGTTAACGAGCTGAGCGAGGAGCAGAAGAGGGCCCTCGCCGAGGAGTTTATGGACTTCACCAAGCGGGTCAGACTGATTCTCCTCGGGGAAACAAAGGGTCAGGAGAAGAGCTCATAG
- a CDS encoding potassium channel family protein, translated as MEEWDEVEVPKNVKDIFIEMKNTAELMVDLAYSAVLFKEKEMAEEVLELEEYLDILNYNLTVRAVLAARNMKEAEQITSILQMARSIDDISNAAGDLAKMVLEEKLHPLITEVILESEETIGKIVVSPESILVGKTLEELDLATNTGVRIIAIRRGKRWIFDPDEDTKIFPNDILIGRGTRTALDYLKEIARGNIKVMPNE; from the coding sequence GTGGAGGAATGGGACGAGGTTGAGGTTCCCAAGAACGTTAAGGACATCTTCATCGAAATGAAGAACACGGCCGAGCTCATGGTTGATTTGGCCTATTCGGCGGTTCTCTTCAAGGAGAAGGAGATGGCGGAGGAAGTTCTTGAACTCGAGGAATACCTCGACATACTCAACTACAACCTCACCGTCAGGGCGGTTCTGGCGGCGAGGAACATGAAGGAGGCCGAGCAGATAACGTCAATCCTCCAGATGGCCAGGTCGATAGACGACATCTCCAACGCGGCGGGAGATTTGGCAAAGATGGTCCTCGAGGAGAAGCTCCACCCGCTGATTACCGAGGTAATCCTCGAGAGCGAGGAAACCATCGGCAAGATAGTCGTCTCTCCGGAGTCAATCCTTGTCGGAAAAACGCTCGAAGAGCTCGACCTCGCGACGAACACAGGGGTGAGGATAATCGCGATAAGGCGCGGTAAAAGGTGGATTTTCGACCCCGACGAGGACACCAAGATATTCCCCAACGATATACTCATCGGCAGGGGAACGAGGACTGCCCTGGACTACCTGAAGGAGATAGCGAGGGGCAACATCAAGGTGATGCCCAATGAGTGA
- a CDS encoding ATPase, which yields MKVVLKPLFEAELPAGFEEIVREKLRGRELKTGETVEVELLGKPLPFKVLLAEPSPLKVDKSTKIEFSAGEVEEFTLEFEGEVDDAIPFEKGFVVVLGSEVRIYNWSGQKIYSREFENLKRVRVAEGKVVVVHGREVTVVEP from the coding sequence ATGAAGGTCGTTTTGAAACCGCTATTCGAGGCTGAGCTTCCCGCTGGATTCGAGGAGATAGTGAGGGAGAAGCTCCGGGGCAGGGAGCTGAAGACTGGAGAGACCGTCGAGGTGGAGCTCCTCGGAAAACCTTTGCCCTTCAAGGTTCTCCTGGCCGAACCGAGCCCCCTGAAGGTGGACAAGAGCACAAAAATCGAGTTCTCCGCTGGAGAAGTTGAGGAGTTCACGCTTGAGTTCGAAGGGGAAGTAGATGATGCAATTCCATTCGAGAAGGGGTTTGTCGTCGTTCTCGGGAGCGAGGTTCGAATCTACAACTGGAGCGGGCAAAAGATTTATAGCAGAGAGTTCGAGAACCTGAAAAGAGTTAGAGTGGCCGAGGGAAAGGTGGTGGTAGTGCATGGCAGGGAAGTCACGGTCGTTGAGCCTTGA
- a CDS encoding acetate--CoA ligase family protein, translated as MKEEALKVIESVLSQGRTAMVEYEAKQVLKAYGLPVPNEKLAKTLDEALKYAEEIGYPVALKLMSPQILHKSDAKVVMLNIKSPEELKQKWEEIHENAKKYRPDAEILGVLVAPMLRPGREIIIGVTEDPQFGHAIMFGLGGIFVEVLKDVTFRIIPITERDARKMIREIKSYPILAGARGEEPADIDAIVDLLLKVSQLVDELRDYIKEMDLNPVFVYEKGKGAVIVDARIILKEPKEKKPEISSEYKERCA; from the coding sequence ATGAAGGAGGAAGCCCTCAAAGTTATTGAGTCCGTCCTGTCCCAGGGCAGGACGGCCATGGTTGAGTACGAGGCCAAGCAGGTTTTAAAGGCTTACGGCCTCCCCGTTCCGAACGAGAAGCTCGCCAAGACCCTCGATGAGGCTCTCAAGTACGCGGAGGAGATAGGCTACCCCGTTGCCCTGAAGTTGATGTCGCCCCAGATACTCCACAAGAGCGACGCGAAGGTCGTCATGCTGAACATAAAGAGCCCCGAGGAGCTCAAGCAGAAGTGGGAGGAGATACACGAGAACGCGAAGAAATACCGCCCAGATGCAGAAATCCTCGGCGTCCTCGTCGCCCCAATGCTCAGGCCCGGCAGGGAGATAATCATAGGCGTCACCGAGGACCCGCAGTTCGGCCACGCGATAATGTTCGGTCTCGGCGGAATCTTCGTCGAGGTCCTCAAGGACGTGACCTTCCGCATTATCCCGATTACTGAGCGCGACGCGAGAAAGATGATTAGGGAAATCAAGAGCTACCCGATTTTGGCAGGAGCGCGTGGAGAGGAGCCAGCTGATATAGACGCCATCGTTGACCTGCTCCTCAAGGTCAGCCAGCTGGTTGATGAGCTCAGGGACTACATCAAGGAAATGGACCTCAACCCCGTCTTCGTCTACGAGAAGGGCAAGGGCGCGGTCATAGTCGACGCGAGGATTATCCTCAAGGAACCTAAGGAGAAGAAACCCGAGATAAGCTCGGAGTACAAGGAGAGGTGCGCTTAA
- a CDS encoding phosphoglycerate kinase: MFRLTDFNFHGKTVFLRVDLNSPVENGRITSDARFRAVLPTVKHLVEDGARVVIGTHQSRPYKGDYITTEQHAQILGELLGQEVEYVEDIFGRLARDRIKSLKPGEVLMLENLRFSAEEVFYRPLEECERTFFVRKLAPLVDYVVNDAFASSHRSQPSLVGFARLKPMVMGNLMEREIDALSRAYESDERPRVYVLGGAKVDDSLRVAENVLRKDKADLILTGGLVGHVFTLAKGFNLGDANLEFMEKKGLLELVDWAERILDEFYPYVRTPVDFAVDRDGERVEVDLLSDEKWLFDRYPILDIGSRTVEKYREILQKAKIIVANGPMGVFEREEFAVGTVGVFRAIAESPAFSVVGGGHSIASIYKYNITGISHVSTGGGAMLSFFAGEKLPVLEAFRISYELFS, encoded by the coding sequence ATGTTCAGGCTCACCGACTTCAACTTTCACGGCAAAACGGTGTTTCTGAGGGTGGATTTGAACTCTCCGGTTGAGAACGGCAGGATTACGAGCGACGCGCGCTTCAGGGCGGTTCTACCGACGGTGAAGCACCTCGTGGAGGACGGTGCCAGGGTCGTAATCGGAACCCACCAGAGCAGGCCCTACAAGGGCGACTACATAACGACAGAGCAACACGCCCAAATCCTCGGCGAGCTTCTCGGGCAGGAGGTTGAGTACGTCGAGGACATCTTTGGAAGGCTCGCGAGGGATAGAATAAAGTCCCTGAAACCTGGCGAAGTTCTCATGCTCGAAAACCTCCGCTTCTCTGCGGAGGAGGTCTTCTACCGGCCCCTCGAGGAGTGCGAGAGGACCTTCTTCGTGAGAAAGCTCGCCCCGCTCGTAGACTACGTCGTCAACGACGCCTTCGCTTCTTCACACAGGAGCCAGCCCTCGCTCGTCGGTTTCGCCCGGCTGAAGCCTATGGTGATGGGCAACCTTATGGAGAGGGAGATAGACGCCCTTAGCAGGGCCTACGAGAGCGACGAAAGGCCGAGGGTTTACGTGCTCGGCGGTGCGAAGGTTGACGACTCGCTCAGGGTTGCCGAAAACGTCCTTAGGAAGGACAAGGCAGACCTAATCCTAACAGGCGGTCTCGTCGGCCACGTTTTCACCCTCGCGAAGGGCTTCAACCTCGGCGATGCCAACCTTGAGTTCATGGAAAAGAAGGGCCTCCTTGAGCTTGTTGACTGGGCCGAGAGAATACTCGACGAGTTCTACCCCTATGTGAGAACCCCTGTTGATTTCGCCGTTGACCGCGATGGTGAGCGCGTTGAGGTTGACCTGCTGAGCGACGAGAAGTGGCTCTTCGACCGCTACCCAATCCTTGACATCGGCTCCCGGACGGTGGAGAAATACCGCGAGATTCTCCAGAAGGCGAAAATCATAGTTGCCAACGGTCCGATGGGTGTCTTCGAGAGGGAAGAGTTCGCTGTCGGAACTGTCGGCGTCTTCAGGGCGATAGCGGAGAGTCCTGCTTTCAGCGTCGTCGGCGGTGGCCACTCGATAGCGAGCATCTACAAGTACAACATAACGGGCATAAGCCACGTCTCGACCGGCGGAGGGGCCATGCTCAGCTTCTTTGCCGGGGAGAAGCTCCCGGTTCTTGAAGCCTTCAGGATAAGCTATGAGCTCTTCTCCTGA
- a CDS encoding ferredoxin family protein: protein MGAEEVPDWKEYYERMKETAPLVIHYPICGGGEECIFVCPFSDKIWEVIPMKVSLFGFKYKVRLRPFMSHPENCRKCYICVQACPTGALRPVEKPVKHPTLVLLYNTLKLPFKKKYGIKFVFRKEHAEKFRKNN from the coding sequence ATGGGAGCGGAGGAAGTGCCGGACTGGAAGGAGTACTACGAGAGAATGAAAGAAACCGCCCCGCTCGTGATACACTACCCCATCTGCGGTGGAGGGGAGGAATGCATCTTCGTGTGCCCGTTCAGCGATAAAATCTGGGAAGTCATCCCGATGAAGGTGAGCCTCTTCGGCTTCAAGTACAAGGTCAGGCTAAGGCCCTTCATGAGCCACCCCGAGAACTGCAGGAAGTGCTACATCTGCGTCCAGGCATGCCCGACCGGCGCTCTGAGGCCCGTTGAAAAACCTGTCAAGCATCCAACCCTCGTCCTGCTGTACAACACCCTAAAACTGCCCTTCAAGAAGAAGTACGGAATTAAGTTCGTGTTCCGGAAGGAACATGCTGAGAAGTTCAGGAAGAACAACTGA
- a CDS encoding sugar phosphate isomerase/epimerase: MIGLSMTSYTGRTPGEFERWLEEAEGLGFDFVELVSEWPNFLTRETWKTYANVLGSFGLGVTVHAPFSDVNIGSLNERLRMASIEVLRETLDVASRLNALVVTVHPGHCSPASRKFREDYNRVHRGSLRELEKLSWEFGVKVGVENMPSFPILDAQTPERLAELLEGTELGVTLDVGHLNTVGFPFERFTELLGDRIVHVHLHDNSGKSDEHLPLGKGTVPWRKVLPRIMKFSCALEVSSLDDARVSLAFLRDIGEL, encoded by the coding sequence ATGATAGGGCTCTCGATGACGTCTTACACGGGCAGGACTCCTGGGGAGTTCGAACGCTGGCTTGAGGAAGCGGAAGGGCTCGGCTTCGACTTCGTCGAGCTGGTAAGCGAGTGGCCCAACTTCCTAACGAGGGAGACGTGGAAGACCTACGCCAACGTTCTCGGGAGCTTCGGGCTTGGGGTCACCGTCCACGCCCCGTTCAGCGACGTCAACATCGGCTCGCTCAACGAGAGGCTCAGGATGGCTTCCATCGAAGTCCTGCGGGAGACGCTTGACGTTGCCTCCCGTCTGAACGCGCTCGTGGTTACGGTTCACCCCGGCCACTGCTCGCCGGCGAGCAGGAAGTTCAGGGAGGACTACAACAGAGTTCACCGCGGTTCCCTTCGCGAGCTTGAAAAACTCTCCTGGGAGTTCGGCGTTAAGGTTGGCGTTGAGAACATGCCGAGCTTTCCAATACTCGACGCCCAAACGCCTGAGAGGCTGGCCGAGCTTTTAGAGGGGACGGAACTGGGTGTTACCCTCGACGTCGGTCACCTCAACACCGTCGGCTTCCCCTTCGAGCGCTTTACGGAGCTCCTCGGAGACCGAATCGTTCACGTCCACCTCCACGACAACTCCGGGAAGAGCGACGAGCACCTGCCCCTCGGAAAGGGAACCGTTCCCTGGCGGAAGGTTCTGCCCCGGATTATGAAGTTCAGCTGTGCCCTTGAGGTCTCGAGCCTCGACGACGCCCGGGTTAGTCTGGCCTTTCTCAGAGACATTGGTGAGCTTTGA
- a CDS encoding acetate--CoA ligase family protein has translation MAEKIVEELKPFFDPKAVAIIGATNKKGKVGNVIFENFKMNKERGIFKGNIYPVNPKLDEIDGYKVYHTVKELPDDTDLAVISIPAPYVPATMRDIAEKGIKAVIIITGGFGELGEEGKKLEREIYEIAKANGIRVIGPNCVGVYVPDTGVDTVFLPESKMDRPESGPIAFVSQSGAFAAAMLDWAAGAGIGIGKMVSYGNKLDVDDADLMDYFIHDDEINVVTFYIEGVKDGRKFMESAKRITKVKPVIALKSGRTEYGAKAASSHTGSLAGADTIYDAVFKQTGIIRAEDFEHMFDLAKAFAQLVHKLPKGDRIGIITDGGGAGVMASDAVAKFGLKMAELSEETVKFLKEKFPPHAVVGNPTDVVGDTDAERYRLALEAFTKDPNVDAILVIVLFQVPLLEEEKVIDIIADYQKKSDKPIVAVAMGGKKTDRYARMLEEKGVPVYPTPERGVRALAGLVRYAQYREKVKE, from the coding sequence ATGGCTGAGAAGATAGTGGAGGAACTTAAACCCTTCTTCGACCCGAAGGCGGTCGCTATCATCGGTGCAACCAACAAGAAGGGAAAGGTTGGTAACGTCATCTTCGAGAACTTCAAGATGAACAAGGAGAGGGGCATTTTCAAGGGTAACATCTACCCCGTGAACCCCAAGCTCGATGAGATTGACGGATACAAGGTTTACCACACTGTCAAGGAGCTTCCCGATGACACTGATTTGGCCGTCATATCGATTCCAGCCCCCTACGTCCCGGCCACGATGAGGGACATAGCGGAGAAGGGCATAAAGGCAGTCATCATCATTACCGGCGGTTTTGGAGAGCTCGGCGAGGAAGGAAAGAAGCTCGAAAGGGAAATCTACGAGATAGCCAAGGCCAACGGCATACGCGTCATCGGCCCGAACTGTGTCGGCGTCTACGTTCCAGACACCGGCGTTGACACCGTCTTCCTGCCCGAGAGCAAGATGGACAGGCCCGAGAGCGGGCCGATAGCGTTCGTCAGCCAGAGCGGTGCCTTCGCGGCAGCTATGCTCGACTGGGCGGCAGGAGCGGGCATAGGAATCGGCAAGATGGTCAGCTACGGAAACAAGCTCGACGTCGACGACGCCGATTTGATGGACTACTTCATCCACGATGACGAGATAAACGTCGTCACCTTCTACATCGAGGGCGTCAAGGACGGAAGGAAGTTCATGGAGAGCGCCAAGCGCATTACAAAGGTCAAGCCCGTCATTGCCCTCAAGAGCGGAAGAACCGAATACGGAGCCAAAGCGGCATCGAGCCACACCGGTTCTCTGGCTGGAGCTGACACGATTTACGACGCCGTCTTCAAGCAGACCGGCATAATAAGGGCCGAGGACTTCGAGCACATGTTTGACCTGGCCAAGGCCTTCGCCCAGCTCGTTCACAAGCTCCCGAAGGGCGACAGGATAGGCATCATCACCGACGGCGGTGGGGCCGGAGTCATGGCCAGCGACGCGGTGGCGAAGTTCGGCCTCAAGATGGCCGAGCTGAGCGAGGAAACCGTCAAGTTCCTCAAGGAGAAGTTCCCACCGCACGCGGTCGTTGGCAATCCCACTGATGTCGTTGGAGACACCGACGCGGAGCGCTACAGGCTTGCCCTCGAAGCCTTTACCAAGGACCCGAACGTTGACGCGATACTCGTCATAGTGCTCTTCCAGGTTCCGCTCCTCGAGGAGGAGAAGGTCATCGACATCATAGCGGACTACCAGAAGAAGAGCGACAAGCCGATTGTGGCAGTAGCTATGGGCGGTAAGAAGACCGACCGCTACGCGAGAATGCTGGAGGAGAAGGGCGTTCCCGTTTACCCGACTCCCGAGAGAGGTGTGCGCGCCTTAGCGGGCCTCGTTAGGTACGCCCAGTACCGGGAGAAGGTGAAGGAGTAA
- a CDS encoding glycoside hydrolase family 18 protein, whose translation MVPVRSRSVLSSTLVLAVLLLTAVPAGASFTVSVYYPSWALYDGFSPSEIPLDNVSIVVYAFLRPLANGTVVYGDPYADGINLEKLRELKRTHPSVRFLVSVGGWTFSENFSKFASSKAGRRAFAESVLAILREYELDGVDVDWEFPCWVPNGGEEFLALVQTLRETLGDSYIITVTAPADADTASCVDWSNVSRFVDYIGLMTYDYAGPWLNFTYFNAPLYYPGVGPGSVNETVSWYLKIVPAKKLLLGIPFYGRAFTGVPARNFGLYQSFENATDEVPYSSVVKLVENCSVLWSERAEVPWAYCPNGTFLTYDDPKSVAEKTRYALAKGLGGVMVWQITEDVVNGRHVLLGAIVKEIGAHTEQNMRAEHQEKCRPHVVFWVLARFRREVL comes from the coding sequence GTGGTTCCCGTGCGGTCGAGGTCGGTCCTTTCCTCAACCCTGGTGCTCGCGGTGCTCCTGCTGACGGCGGTGCCAGCCGGGGCTTCGTTCACGGTGAGCGTTTACTATCCCTCCTGGGCACTCTACGACGGCTTCAGCCCTTCGGAGATTCCGCTCGATAACGTCAGCATCGTCGTCTACGCCTTCCTCCGGCCCCTCGCGAACGGAACGGTCGTTTATGGCGACCCCTACGCGGACGGGATTAACCTTGAAAAGCTCAGGGAACTCAAAAGAACCCACCCGAGCGTTAGGTTCCTCGTGAGCGTCGGTGGCTGGACCTTCAGCGAGAACTTCTCGAAGTTCGCCTCCTCAAAAGCAGGAAGGCGGGCCTTCGCGGAGAGCGTTCTTGCAATCCTCAGGGAATACGAGCTCGACGGCGTTGACGTCGACTGGGAGTTCCCCTGCTGGGTTCCAAACGGCGGTGAGGAGTTTCTGGCGCTCGTCCAGACGCTCAGGGAGACACTCGGGGATAGCTACATCATAACCGTAACCGCGCCGGCCGACGCGGATACAGCATCGTGCGTTGACTGGAGCAACGTGAGCCGTTTCGTGGACTACATCGGCTTGATGACCTACGATTACGCCGGCCCCTGGCTGAACTTCACATACTTCAACGCCCCGCTCTACTATCCCGGCGTCGGGCCGGGAAGCGTGAACGAGACGGTTAGCTGGTACCTCAAGATTGTTCCCGCGAAGAAGCTCCTCCTCGGGATTCCCTTCTACGGGAGGGCCTTCACCGGCGTTCCCGCGAGGAACTTCGGCCTCTACCAGAGCTTTGAAAACGCAACCGACGAGGTTCCTTACTCTTCAGTTGTGAAGCTCGTTGAAAACTGCTCCGTCCTCTGGAGCGAAAGGGCAGAGGTTCCCTGGGCGTACTGCCCCAACGGAACTTTCCTGACCTACGACGACCCGAAGAGCGTCGCGGAGAAGACCCGCTACGCCCTCGCAAAGGGCCTCGGCGGAGTTATGGTCTGGCAGATAACCGAGGACGTTGTAAACGGTAGGCATGTTTTGCTTGGGGCGATAGTGAAGGAAATAGGCGCACACACTGAACAGAACATGAGGGCTGAGCACCAAGAGAAATGCCGTCCTCACGTCGTTTTCTGGGTTCTCGCCCGCTTTCGGAGGGAGGTTCTCTAA
- a CDS encoding magnesium transporter, whose product MSFGNKVRNAFRVSLPSLIVSLVIGFFGGTFLGKYLDRIRKSYPGLLVILPGMMGLRGNVFSSMASRFSTMLYLGELEPSMKDRKVLENVVIAMLLSLIPVTLLWAIGVIRGIRYHAFEILFIVIGSTILVSLILGYFTAGITILAFKRDVDPDSLAAPLVASMGDLLTIPTLIGFILLLEASGKAFWTLNGASILLLLVLWFLSRVRLAEFLKYKQLFTTVTALAMLSLISGFTLERFSGLIASTIILGFAYPSILSSFGNYGSIIAAKTSTKLNLGEIESYFSREPFEEILALLLTAPIIGVLINLLSAGIAYLLLRAEPRLVFELAVTYPLMALFIMLYAYSLSYILFKHNIDPDSVAIPLIANNSDIFGTLYVVAIAKLMVGA is encoded by the coding sequence ATGTCGTTTGGTAACAAGGTTCGAAACGCCTTCAGGGTATCGCTTCCATCTCTCATCGTCTCGTTAGTCATAGGTTTCTTCGGTGGAACGTTCCTCGGCAAGTACCTCGATAGGATTCGGAAGAGCTATCCGGGCCTGCTCGTAATTCTCCCCGGAATGATGGGCCTCCGCGGAAACGTCTTCAGCTCGATGGCGTCAAGATTTTCCACGATGCTCTACCTCGGTGAGCTCGAGCCCTCGATGAAGGACAGAAAGGTCCTCGAGAACGTCGTCATCGCCATGCTCCTCTCGCTGATTCCCGTAACGCTCCTCTGGGCGATAGGCGTCATAAGGGGAATCCGATATCACGCGTTCGAGATTCTCTTCATAGTCATCGGTTCGACGATACTCGTCTCACTAATCCTCGGCTACTTCACGGCTGGAATCACAATTCTGGCCTTCAAGCGGGACGTTGACCCCGACAGCCTCGCGGCACCGCTGGTTGCCTCAATGGGTGATTTGCTGACGATTCCAACCCTCATCGGGTTCATTCTCCTCCTTGAGGCGAGCGGTAAAGCCTTCTGGACCCTCAACGGGGCATCAATCCTCCTCCTGCTCGTCCTCTGGTTCCTCTCCCGCGTCAGGCTTGCCGAGTTCCTGAAGTACAAGCAACTCTTCACCACCGTAACAGCCCTCGCGATGCTCAGCCTAATCTCGGGCTTCACCCTCGAGCGCTTCAGCGGGCTTATAGCCTCGACGATAATCCTCGGCTTCGCTTATCCCTCAATCCTCAGCTCCTTCGGCAACTACGGCTCCATAATCGCCGCGAAAACGTCGACCAAACTCAACCTCGGTGAAATTGAGAGCTACTTCTCGCGGGAGCCCTTCGAGGAAATCCTCGCGCTCCTCCTGACGGCCCCGATAATAGGGGTCCTCATAAACCTGCTGAGCGCCGGGATAGCCTACCTCCTCCTTCGGGCGGAGCCAAGGCTCGTCTTCGAGCTCGCGGTCACGTACCCCCTGATGGCCCTCTTCATAATGCTCTACGCCTACTCGCTCTCCTACATCCTCTTCAAGCATAACATAGACCCGGACAGCGTTGCCATTCCGCTGATAGCGAACAACAGCGACATATTTGGAACCCTTTACGTCGTCGCGATAGCCAAGCTGATGGTGGGAGCATGA
- a CDS encoding potassium channel family protein, whose translation MSEFDEIRNCLVEMKDLSALMIDLAFSSVMYNSEDIAEEVYLLEEKMDDLTLKVKKLALRAAKKEEDPESLLSVIDLADINERISDAAYGIADIILRDIEPHPIIQKIMEDTEEELGRVTVRAGSVLIGKTLEQLKLPSKIGTRILAIKRGERYIYNPGRKDTIEEGDVLIAVSSDMDKLRKLAGEEVEEEE comes from the coding sequence ATGAGTGAGTTCGATGAGATTAGGAACTGCCTCGTCGAGATGAAGGATTTATCGGCCCTCATGATTGACCTGGCCTTTTCATCGGTCATGTACAACAGCGAGGACATAGCGGAGGAGGTCTACCTCCTAGAGGAGAAGATGGACGACCTGACACTGAAGGTCAAAAAGCTCGCCCTCCGCGCGGCGAAGAAGGAGGAAGACCCCGAAAGCCTACTGAGCGTCATAGATTTGGCCGATATCAACGAGCGCATAAGCGATGCCGCCTACGGGATAGCGGACATAATCCTCCGCGACATCGAGCCACACCCGATTATTCAGAAAATAATGGAGGATACCGAGGAGGAGCTCGGTCGCGTCACTGTAAGGGCCGGCTCGGTTCTCATCGGCAAGACCCTCGAACAGCTCAAGCTACCGAGCAAGATAGGCACGAGGATTCTGGCAATAAAGCGCGGTGAGCGCTACATCTACAACCCCGGAAGGAAGGACACGATTGAAGAAGGTGACGTCCTCATAGCGGTCAGCTCGGACATGGACAAGCTGAGGAAGCTCGCAGGGGAGGAAGTGGAAGAGGAGGAGTGA